Proteins encoded in a region of the Streptomyces violaceoruber genome:
- a CDS encoding IS5 family transposase (programmed frameshift) — MARPKPWEVDDELWAVIEPLLPKVERRARHPGRKRHPDRSVFQGILFVLHTGIAWEQLPQELGFGSGMTCWRRLAEWTKAGVRPRLHELLLAELLSANALDFSRTAVDGSHIRAPKGGSKTGRSPVDRGRTGSKHHLITDATGIPLAVTLTGGNRNDGTQLIPLLQAVPPVRGKRGRPRRRPGVVLADRGYDHDKYRRLVWDLGVKPLIARRGTEHGSGLGTQRWVVERAFAHLHCFRRLRIRWEIRNDIHEAFLTLGCALLCWRRLNSTIAH; from the exons GTGGCGCGGCCGAAGCCATGGGAAGTCGACGACGAGCTGTGGGCGGTGATCGAGCCATTGCTGCCGAAGGTCGAGCGTCGGGCCCGGCACCCCGGGCGTAAGCGGCATCCTGACCGGTCGGTGTTCCAAGGCATCCTGTTCGTGCTGCACACCGGGATCGCCTGGGAGCAGCTACCGCAGGAACTCGGCTTCGGCTCGGGCATGACCTGCTGGCGCCGGCTGGCCGAGTGGACCAAGGCCGGGGTGCGGCCTCGGCTGCACGAGCTCCTCCTTGCCGAGCTCCTCAGCGCGAACGCCCTGGACTTCTCCCGTACGGCGGTCGACGGCTCCCACATCCGGGCGC CTAAAGGGGGCTCCAAGACAGGACGAAGCCCTGTCGACCGGGGCAGGACGGGCAGCAAGCACCACCTGATCACCGACGCCACCGGCATTCCGCTCGCCGTCACCTTGACCGGGGGCAACCGCAACGATGGCACCCAGCTGATCCCGCTCCTCCAGGCCGTGCCGCCCGTGCGGGGTAAGCGCGGCCGACCCCGGCGCCGTCCGGGCGTGGTGCTGGCTGACCGCGGCTATGACCACGACAAGTACCGCCGCCTGGTCTGGGATCTCGGCGTGAAGCCACTGATCGCCCGCCGGGGCACCGAGCACGGCTCCGGACTCGGCACGCAACGCTGGGTCGTGGAGCGTGCGTTCGCCCATCTGCACTGCTTCCGCCGCCTACGGATCCGCTGGGAGATCCGCAACGACATCCACGAAGCCTTCCTCACCCTCGGATGCGCACTGCTCTGCTGGCGACGGCTGAACTCAACTATTGCTCACTAG
- a CDS encoding helicase associated domain-containing protein, which yields MPDLAGDLAAVLPPRPDTPGGEALPTETGDVLRQGEILGRRVQSVRLGWDQLTSVQLWMCEQVLGIESAAEDEKPRRTRADKWALNYQAAKQFYEREGHLQVPRKWVERIVIGGDGDGGDDKEEREHKLGARIGIQRSRAATPTPERMELLSAIGMRWS from the coding sequence GTGCCCGATCTGGCCGGTGACCTGGCAGCGGTGCTTCCACCTCGTCCGGATACACCTGGCGGCGAGGCGCTGCCCACCGAGACGGGCGACGTCCTGCGCCAGGGCGAAATTCTCGGACGGCGGGTGCAGTCGGTGCGGCTCGGCTGGGACCAGCTCACGAGCGTGCAGCTGTGGATGTGCGAGCAGGTTCTCGGAATTGAGTCCGCAGCCGAGGACGAGAAGCCGCGCCGTACACGGGCCGACAAATGGGCGCTGAACTACCAGGCCGCCAAGCAGTTCTACGAACGCGAGGGACACCTCCAGGTCCCAAGGAAGTGGGTTGAACGAATCGTCATCGGGGGCGACGGAGACGGCGGCGATGACAAGGAGGAACGGGAGCACAAGCTCGGGGCCCGGATCGGAATTCAACGCAGCCGAGCCGCAACCCCGACCCCGGAACGGATGGAGCTGCTGTCCGCGATCGGCATGCGATGGTCCTGA
- a CDS encoding nitroreductase has protein sequence MDVYEAVKSRRSVRRFSGRPVPREVLKRVLSAAAWAPSGSNLQPWHAFVLSDGPLAALKKRAGARLAAGDPFDEPEYEQYPQHLKSPYRERRAAFGEQRYGALGIAREDTEARQRAASGNWECFGAPAALFCYIDRDLGHPQWSDVGMFLQNVMLLLREEGLHSCTQMAWAKFHSTVAETVAPPPDLMLFCGMSIGYEEPAANSARTGRAALGETVTFVDGP, from the coding sequence ATGGATGTCTACGAGGCGGTCAAAAGCCGGCGATCGGTCCGCCGCTTCTCCGGCCGGCCCGTCCCGCGAGAAGTCCTCAAGCGCGTGCTGTCCGCCGCCGCCTGGGCGCCCTCCGGATCGAACCTCCAGCCCTGGCACGCCTTCGTACTCAGCGACGGTCCACTGGCCGCCCTGAAGAAGCGCGCGGGGGCTCGCCTGGCCGCCGGTGACCCCTTCGACGAGCCGGAGTACGAGCAGTACCCGCAGCATCTGAAGTCGCCGTACCGCGAGCGGAGGGCTGCCTTCGGTGAGCAGCGCTACGGCGCCCTCGGCATCGCGCGCGAGGACACGGAGGCGCGCCAGCGGGCCGCGTCCGGCAACTGGGAGTGCTTCGGGGCGCCCGCGGCGCTGTTCTGCTACATCGACCGCGACCTGGGGCACCCGCAATGGTCCGATGTTGGCATGTTCCTGCAAAATGTGATGCTGCTGCTGCGCGAGGAGGGTCTGCACAGCTGCACACAGATGGCCTGGGCGAAGTTCCACAGCACCGTCGCCGAGACCGTGGCCCCGCCGCCCGACCTGATGCTCTTCTGCGGAATGTCGATCGGCTACGAAGAGCCCGCGGCGAACTCTGCGCGCACGGGCAGGGCCGCCCTGGGGGAGACGGTCACCTTCGTCGACGGCCCGTGA
- a CDS encoding SDR family oxidoreductase, which produces MKIAVIGGTGLIGAQVVENLNAAGHEAVPHSLSTGVDVVSGQAVDRAVEGAGVVVNLTNSPTFDDASLAFFEASMGNLLAAAGDGGVGHFVILSIVGVDKVPELDYYRAKVLQEELLRGGAVPYSIVRATQFMEFMDAVLTWTADKDSVRLPATPIQPIAAKDVAAAVAEVAVGAPLNGIRNIGGPEVFALDDLGRLILSRKGDSRTVVTDPTAGMFAVVKGDVLTDTDARLAHTRYTDWLS; this is translated from the coding sequence ATGAAGATCGCGGTCATCGGCGGTACCGGGCTGATCGGCGCACAGGTCGTCGAGAACCTGAACGCCGCCGGACACGAGGCGGTACCGCATTCGCTGTCCACCGGGGTCGACGTCGTCAGCGGCCAGGCGGTGGACCGGGCGGTCGAGGGAGCCGGCGTCGTCGTCAACCTGACGAACAGCCCTACCTTCGACGACGCCTCCCTGGCCTTCTTCGAGGCCTCCATGGGAAACCTGCTGGCCGCGGCCGGGGACGGTGGGGTGGGGCACTTCGTCATCCTCTCCATCGTCGGCGTGGACAAGGTGCCCGAACTGGACTACTACCGCGCCAAAGTGCTCCAGGAGGAGCTTCTGAGGGGCGGCGCCGTCCCGTACTCGATCGTCCGGGCCACCCAGTTCATGGAGTTCATGGACGCGGTCCTGACCTGGACGGCGGACAAGGACAGCGTCCGGCTGCCGGCCACGCCCATCCAGCCGATCGCCGCTAAGGACGTCGCCGCCGCGGTGGCGGAGGTCGCGGTGGGCGCGCCACTGAACGGCATCCGCAACATCGGCGGACCCGAGGTCTTTGCCCTCGACGACCTCGGCCGGCTGATCCTCTCTCGCAAGGGCGACAGCCGCACGGTGGTTACCGACCCCACTGCAGGGATGTTCGCGGTCGTCAAGGGCGACGTGCTCACCGATACGGACGCCCGTCTGGCTCACACCCGGTACACCGACTGGCTCTCCTGA
- a CDS encoding ANTAR domain-containing protein, whose protein sequence is MSAELERLRAENRQLHEAVTSHAVVDQAIGVLVALGRISPTDGFAVLRQVSQHTNIKLSALAECILQHGRGADLPGPVQTELLTALKERFVPTGLFDKSGDAAAWIR, encoded by the coding sequence ATGAGTGCGGAGCTGGAACGACTGAGGGCGGAGAACAGACAGCTTCACGAGGCGGTCACCTCCCACGCCGTGGTCGACCAGGCCATCGGAGTCCTCGTCGCCCTGGGCCGGATAAGTCCTACGGACGGCTTCGCCGTGCTGCGCCAGGTCTCCCAGCACACCAACATCAAGCTCTCCGCACTGGCCGAGTGCATCCTCCAGCACGGCCGAGGTGCCGACCTGCCCGGCCCTGTGCAGACCGAACTTCTGACCGCGCTAAAAGAGCGTTTTGTCCCGACAGGGCTGTTTGATAAGTCGGGCGACGCAGCCGCTTGGATCAGGTGA
- a CDS encoding FMN-dependent NADH-azoreductase has protein sequence MATLLHIDSSVFPAEASASRSVTAAFRRTWEEQHPEGTVIYRDLAAVPVPHITADAWSAGYADPSERSTRQSAAFAARLELIEELERADVILIGAPMYNYTVPSTLKAWLDSVLLLGRTAGEAPSAQGTPTVVVASRGGSYAPGTPREDFEFVQNYLEAVLRSTLGLDLEFIVPELTMAPRNPAMSELLPLFESSRERAHSEAVTKAKELTERLTADNGR, from the coding sequence ATGGCCACGCTTCTGCACATCGACTCGTCCGTGTTCCCGGCCGAGGCGTCCGCGTCCAGGTCCGTCACGGCCGCGTTCCGCCGAACCTGGGAGGAGCAGCACCCGGAGGGCACAGTGATTTACCGCGACCTCGCCGCCGTCCCGGTCCCGCACATCACCGCGGACGCCTGGTCCGCCGGTTACGCCGACCCGTCCGAGCGCAGCACGCGCCAGTCCGCCGCGTTCGCCGCGCGCCTGGAGCTCATCGAGGAGCTGGAGCGGGCGGACGTCATCCTGATCGGGGCGCCCATGTACAACTACACGGTCCCATCCACCCTCAAGGCGTGGCTGGACAGCGTGCTCCTGCTCGGCCGCACGGCCGGCGAGGCACCCTCCGCACAGGGCACCCCCACCGTGGTGGTCGCCAGCCGCGGCGGCTCCTACGCGCCGGGCACCCCGCGCGAAGACTTCGAGTTCGTGCAGAACTACCTGGAGGCCGTTCTGCGCAGCACCCTGGGGCTGGACCTGGAGTTCATCGTCCCGGAACTCACCATGGCCCCGCGCAATCCGGCCATGTCCGAACTGCTCCCGCTCTTCGAAAGTTCGCGGGAGCGCGCCCACAGTGAGGCGGTCACCAAGGCGAAGGAGCTCACCGAACGTCTCACCGCGGACAACGGCAGGTGA
- a CDS encoding lamin tail domain-containing protein, translating into MVRSLRWVARAVEGHAATPGAAAPGLAAAVPAQAAEYSSALKIKGMQYDAPGRGPNKYSGGNTKNKYLTIKNYSKTAAVNLKDYTVKDAAGNTCTFKNSHTLQHGDYASQESQRPRRQHHLPRLTNQPERMTGRRIDTQQPAPPPRPGPLQLEANAPGQHAMTAARAPYAREQAILGGWPGERGCSPATAAVAGAHLPVSGWRRRWR; encoded by the coding sequence GTGGTGCGCAGCCTCCGCTGGGTCGCGCGGGCTGTCGAGGGGCACGCCGCCACGCCGGGCGCCGCCGCGCCCGGCCTCGCCGCAGCTGTTCCGGCGCAAGCCGCCGAGTACTCCTCCGCGCTGAAGATCAAGGGCATGCAGTACGACGCTCCGGGCCGGGGCCCCAACAAGTACTCGGGCGGCAACACCAAGAACAAGTACCTGACGATCAAGAACTACTCGAAGACGGCGGCCGTGAACCTGAAGGACTACACGGTCAAGGACGCCGCCGGGAACACCTGCACCTTCAAGAACAGCCACACCCTGCAGCACGGCGACTACGCCAGCCAAGAAAGCCAACGACCACGACGGCAACATCACCTACCACGGCTGACCAACCAGCCCGAGCGGATGACCGGCCGCAGAATAGACACCCAGCAGCCGGCACCCCCTCCGCGCCCCGGACCACTGCAACTCGAAGCGAACGCCCCCGGACAGCACGCCATGACCGCGGCCCGTGCCCCGTACGCACGTGAGCAGGCAATCCTGGGCGGGTGGCCGGGAGAGCGCGGGTGCTCACCGGCAACGGCGGCCGTCGCGGGTGCGCACCTGCCTGTCAGCGGCTGGAGACGGCGCTGGCGGTGA
- a CDS encoding MarR family winged helix-turn-helix transcriptional regulator has product MTDAPHAPVPTALNPVPFGGGPTNVDLHLKPEKFGNVFLSDRLDPSRTQVPAAAQRPATAASGNEPTQSVAWKTIPSWFLVATDDRTMGTDNLRFMAKRAKATTVEVDAPHAVKETNPDDVTKLILRAAGDSRPSLAKTGTSGRTAFLGGAAVLSIAAGRHRDPRPPHLTDRSATVAQSLHGSIPTDSAVLVPGGGGRAARSGHRTLFQVKRYRVTWRRYDAVMAVHASSRDAASRASDRPGDVSPFALGLLLRRAHWRAAGVMSEALRPLGIELRHFAVLIVLVDRGPTVQRDLAAETGTDKAGIMRVVDDLERRNLAVRKPVPGDRRARAVEITPAGLELFDAAHVAAEPLAEGLVADLGPDDTERLTRLLTRLAHPGGSDA; this is encoded by the coding sequence GTGACGGACGCCCCGCACGCTCCGGTGCCAACGGCTCTGAACCCCGTACCGTTCGGCGGCGGCCCCACCAACGTGGACCTACACCTCAAACCGGAGAAGTTTGGCAACGTCTTCCTGAGCGACCGGCTCGATCCGAGTCGCACCCAGGTGCCTGCCGCCGCTCAGCGGCCTGCGACCGCCGCCTCCGGCAACGAGCCCACACAGTCCGTCGCGTGGAAGACCATCCCGTCCTGGTTCCTCGTCGCCACCGACGACCGCACCATGGGCACCGACAACCTGCGTTTCATGGCGAAGCGTGCCAAGGCCACCACCGTCGAGGTCGACGCGCCGCACGCCGTCAAGGAGACCAACCCCGACGACGTGACCAAGCTGATCCTCCGGGCCGCGGGCGACTCGCGGCCAAGCCTTGCCAAGACCGGCACCAGCGGACGGACCGCATTCCTCGGTGGCGCCGCGGTGCTCTCCATCGCCGCGGGCCGCCATCGTGATCCGCGCCCGCCGCACCTGACGGATCGGTCTGCAACCGTTGCGCAGAGCCTGCACGGCAGCATCCCGACCGACTCCGCGGTCCTGGTCCCGGGAGGCGGCGGACGTGCTGCTCGGAGCGGGCACCGAACGCTGTTTCAGGTGAAACGGTATCGGGTGACTTGGCGGCGGTACGATGCCGTCATGGCCGTTCACGCTTCCTCCCGGGACGCCGCGTCGCGCGCGAGCGACCGCCCCGGAGACGTCTCGCCGTTCGCCCTGGGGCTGCTGCTGCGCCGCGCGCACTGGCGCGCGGCGGGGGTGATGTCTGAGGCACTGCGGCCGCTCGGGATCGAGCTGCGGCACTTCGCGGTACTGATCGTGCTCGTCGATCGCGGCCCCACGGTGCAGCGGGACCTGGCGGCCGAGACGGGGACGGACAAGGCGGGGATCATGCGGGTCGTCGACGACCTGGAACGCAGGAATCTCGCCGTGCGCAAGCCTGTCCCCGGGGACCGCCGGGCACGGGCGGTGGAGATCACCCCGGCGGGGCTGGAGCTCTTCGACGCGGCCCATGTCGCGGCGGAGCCGCTGGCCGAAGGGCTGGTCGCCGACCTGGGCCCCGACGACACCGAACGGCTGACGCGTCTGCTGACCCGCCTCGCGCATCCGGGCGGCAGCGACGCCTAG
- a CDS encoding exo-alpha-sialidase translates to MVAAVWAVLSALLLPAGVAAAAPVTRSQTTVFTEGEREAGATASYVCFRAPAVVKAADGTLLAFAEGRIGSCSDTASIDIVVKRYVNGAWSALQVVARHSAGHIYHNVTPVVDAASGRVVVLYTENYDHIHRIASEDDGLHWTAADDISADVWSTAWGALYAGQMATGPASAIQLTHGRHAGRLVAGMTVRVAPGAAPANLGGALIYSDDGGLTWRLGASSLGAEPAIGAQELSLFERGDGSLFVTARNEEGDSGTRDRAVYAVSGDQGLSFTSDFALLPDMDLPGTGIQASTLALREMNRDGYDRALFAAPVGPNREDLTIRSSFDGGLTWQDAADGALVKDGYSAYSSMTVLGGGTFGILYEAGTTKQYQDIRFATFTEADLDLPAGAGSLTLNQNTGALATTSPDQLHLFAPTPAGDLGHWFEEDDGTLKRGTWGTGIAGKTVAFNDAVQQHVLARGTDGSLIHRFWSTTGLSSQTWLAAGTVAGAPTGFVASGQQHAWVRMTDGRLLHTWWDAGTASLKQQAWAAAGTLAGDPVAVRYGEQQHVWATGTDGRLHHWWWTKGPGIRHELWPGSARGAATALVQKGQLHVYAADPENRLTHWWWDSTDQVVKSQVLSTPTALAGPPISFVHGGQQHVFARITGNTLAHWWWDPTTGNNYAVWPGPISSDPVAQVVGDTQHVYGAASDGTLSHWWWNSAEGTKRETWGGSIATTSAW, encoded by the coding sequence GTGGTTGCGGCGGTCTGGGCGGTGCTGTCCGCGCTGCTCCTGCCCGCCGGTGTTGCGGCGGCGGCCCCGGTGACCAGATCGCAGACGACGGTGTTCACCGAGGGCGAGCGAGAGGCCGGGGCCACCGCCTCCTACGTGTGCTTCCGGGCCCCCGCGGTGGTCAAGGCCGCCGACGGTACCCTGCTCGCCTTCGCCGAGGGCCGGATTGGCAGCTGCTCTGACACAGCCTCCATCGACATCGTCGTGAAGCGTTACGTCAACGGCGCGTGGAGCGCCCTGCAGGTGGTGGCCCGGCACAGCGCCGGGCACATCTACCACAATGTGACGCCGGTGGTCGACGCCGCCTCGGGTCGGGTCGTTGTGCTGTACACCGAGAACTACGACCACATCCACCGCATCGCCAGCGAGGACGACGGCCTGCACTGGACGGCCGCGGACGACATCTCCGCCGACGTCTGGTCAACTGCTTGGGGAGCCCTGTACGCCGGCCAGATGGCGACAGGCCCCGCGAGCGCCATCCAGCTCACCCACGGCCGTCACGCCGGCCGCCTGGTCGCCGGCATGACGGTACGCGTGGCACCGGGGGCTGCGCCGGCCAACCTGGGCGGAGCGCTTATCTACAGCGACGACGGCGGCCTCACCTGGAGGCTCGGCGCCTCCTCACTCGGCGCCGAACCCGCTATCGGGGCACAGGAGCTGAGCCTGTTCGAACGCGGTGACGGCAGCCTCTTCGTGACGGCGCGCAATGAGGAAGGCGACTCCGGGACGAGGGACAGGGCGGTCTACGCGGTCTCTGGTGATCAGGGGCTCAGCTTTACGTCCGACTTCGCACTCCTCCCGGACATGGACTTGCCCGGCACCGGCATACAGGCGTCGACCCTCGCCCTGCGCGAGATGAACCGCGACGGCTATGACCGGGCTCTGTTCGCCGCCCCGGTTGGCCCGAACCGCGAGGATCTCACCATCCGCTCCTCGTTCGACGGGGGTCTCACCTGGCAGGATGCCGCCGACGGCGCCCTCGTGAAGGACGGGTACTCCGCCTACAGCTCCATGACCGTCCTGGGCGGCGGAACCTTCGGCATCCTCTACGAGGCCGGAACCACCAAGCAGTATCAGGACATCAGGTTCGCCACGTTCACCGAAGCCGACCTGGACCTCCCCGCCGGTGCCGGCTCCCTCACTCTGAACCAGAACACCGGCGCCCTGGCCACCACCAGCCCAGACCAGCTGCACCTGTTCGCACCCACACCCGCCGGTGACCTCGGCCACTGGTTCGAGGAGGACGACGGCACGCTCAAGCGCGGCACCTGGGGCACGGGCATCGCGGGGAAGACGGTCGCCTTCAACGACGCCGTCCAACAACACGTCCTCGCGCGCGGGACCGACGGCAGCCTCATCCACCGGTTCTGGAGCACGACCGGCCTCTCCTCACAAACCTGGCTCGCCGCGGGCACAGTGGCTGGAGCACCCACCGGCTTCGTCGCCTCCGGCCAACAGCACGCGTGGGTCCGCATGACCGACGGACGGCTCCTGCACACCTGGTGGGACGCCGGCACCGCCTCCTTGAAGCAGCAGGCCTGGGCCGCCGCGGGCACCCTCGCCGGTGACCCCGTCGCCGTGCGCTACGGCGAGCAGCAGCACGTCTGGGCCACCGGCACCGACGGCCGGCTCCACCACTGGTGGTGGACGAAGGGCCCGGGCATCCGCCACGAACTCTGGCCGGGATCGGCCAGGGGTGCTGCCACGGCCCTCGTCCAAAAGGGCCAGCTGCATGTCTACGCCGCCGACCCGGAAAACCGGCTCACCCACTGGTGGTGGGACAGCACGGACCAGGTGGTCAAGAGTCAGGTCCTGAGCACCCCGACCGCGCTCGCAGGACCGCCCATCTCATTCGTGCACGGGGGACAGCAGCATGTCTTCGCCCGCATCACGGGCAACACGCTCGCCCACTGGTGGTGGGACCCGACCACAGGCAACAACTACGCCGTGTGGCCCGGCCCGATCTCCTCGGATCCGGTGGCGCAAGTGGTCGGTGACACCCAGCACGTCTATGGAGCCGCGTCCGACGGAACACTCTCGCACTGGTGGTGGAACTCCGCCGAGGGCACCAAACGGGAAACCTGGGGCGGCAGTATCGCCACCACATCAGCCTGGTGA
- a CDS encoding glycosyltransferase has translation MSTLAFLNIGMHGHINPTLPVAAELVRRGHTVTYHTFPAFREEIAATGANVRLYPGGDQPLPDPPAPITLMEALARTSLDLLPAVLADLRDDRPDLIVHDSACPWGALAARVLGLPAVSSFTTFAYNRHVPSPTRASRELLAGAAARPRNLAGYVGARLALRRRFAATGVPLVDLADIRQPLNLVYTSRAFQPAVEEFDRSYRFVGPSIGARPDDPSFPVNRLRDPVLYASLGTVFNADPLLLRTFATALSPLAGTVVVSTGQTDPAALGELPGNVLARRSVPQLEVLDRAALFITHGGMNSVNEALFAGVPLLLVPQGADQPMVARRVVELGAGLSIRTENITEDSVRAVARRLLEDSRYRAATSGLRATQHEAGGYRRAADELEGYLRPTGAVPVHPAPVDPQGG, from the coding sequence GTGAGTACGCTCGCGTTCCTCAACATCGGCATGCACGGTCACATCAACCCGACGCTGCCGGTCGCGGCTGAGCTGGTCCGTCGCGGCCACACTGTCACTTACCACACGTTCCCCGCCTTCCGTGAGGAGATCGCCGCCACCGGCGCGAACGTGCGTCTGTACCCGGGAGGAGACCAGCCTCTTCCCGACCCCCCGGCGCCCATCACACTGATGGAGGCGCTCGCCCGCACCTCCCTGGATCTGCTTCCCGCCGTCCTGGCCGACCTGCGCGACGACCGCCCCGACCTGATCGTCCACGACAGCGCGTGCCCGTGGGGGGCACTCGCCGCCCGCGTGCTCGGCCTTCCGGCGGTCTCGTCGTTCACCACGTTCGCCTACAACCGTCATGTGCCCAGCCCCACCCGCGCCTCGCGGGAGCTGCTGGCCGGGGCCGCGGCTCGCCCCAGGAACCTGGCGGGCTACGTGGGAGCCCGGCTGGCGCTGCGCCGCCGCTTCGCCGCGACGGGTGTGCCGCTGGTCGACCTGGCGGACATCCGGCAGCCGCTCAACCTCGTGTACACCTCCCGCGCGTTCCAGCCCGCCGTGGAGGAGTTCGACCGGTCCTACCGGTTCGTGGGTCCGAGCATCGGAGCCCGGCCGGACGACCCGTCGTTCCCTGTGAACCGGCTCCGGGACCCGGTTCTCTACGCCTCGCTGGGCACGGTCTTCAACGCCGATCCCCTGCTGCTGCGTACGTTCGCCACGGCGCTCTCCCCGTTGGCCGGGACCGTGGTGGTCTCCACCGGGCAGACCGACCCCGCCGCCCTGGGCGAGCTACCGGGCAACGTACTCGCGCGGCGTTCCGTGCCGCAGCTGGAGGTGCTGGACCGCGCGGCGCTTTTCATCACCCACGGCGGCATGAACAGCGTCAACGAGGCCTTGTTCGCGGGCGTCCCGCTCCTGCTCGTCCCGCAGGGCGCCGACCAGCCCATGGTCGCCCGGCGCGTCGTGGAGCTGGGAGCCGGACTGTCGATCCGTACCGAGAACATCACCGAGGACTCCGTACGCGCCGTCGCACGGCGCCTGCTCGAGGACTCCCGATACCGGGCCGCCACGTCCGGGCTGCGGGCCACCCAGCATGAGGCGGGCGGCTACCGGCGCGCCGCCGACGAGCTCGAGGGATACCTGCGCCCGACCGGTGCGGTGCCGGTGCACCCTGCTCCCGTCGATCCGCAGGGAGGCTGA
- a CDS encoding patatin-like phospholipase family protein, with the protein MAVEVGAGGVRGAVHAGVGHALEQRGFRPDMITGTSVGALNGAIAAARPDRAAPWLGHVWTQLCRCDVYQPGFPATRAGISTDRGLRRQIERDLAEVSGRLPTVALPAGTDVWPAPWDFRHSKRLIEAASAAAGRFLDELSVDEPVLCRAGHDAVASVTTWWSPRPPFAGAGL; encoded by the coding sequence GTGGCCGTGGAGGTAGGCGCGGGCGGGGTGCGCGGAGCGGTTCACGCGGGCGTCGGGCATGCCCTGGAACAGCGCGGATTCCGTCCGGACATGATCACCGGTACCTCGGTGGGGGCGTTGAACGGAGCCATCGCGGCGGCGCGCCCCGACCGTGCCGCCCCGTGGCTGGGGCACGTGTGGACCCAGCTGTGCCGCTGTGACGTGTACCAGCCGGGCTTCCCGGCCACGCGTGCCGGCATCTCCACCGACCGGGGCCTGCGCCGTCAGATCGAGCGGGACTTGGCGGAGGTGTCCGGTCGGCTCCCGACCGTCGCCCTGCCCGCCGGCACGGACGTCTGGCCCGCGCCCTGGGACTTCCGCCACAGCAAGCGGCTCATCGAGGCCGCCTCCGCTGCGGCCGGCCGCTTCCTCGACGAACTCAGCGTCGACGAACCAGTCCTCTGCCGGGCCGGGCACGACGCCGTCGCGTCGGTGACGACGTGGTGGTCACCGCGTCCCCCCTTTGCGGGGGCCGGCCTGTGA
- a CDS encoding IS5 family transposase (programmed frameshift) has product MGRGDLTDAEWERLLPFLPVSNGRCGRWRDHRQVIDGILHRVRTGVQWRDLPERFGPWKTVYERHRLWSADGTWERLLQQVQAAADAAGEIDWDISVDSTIVRAHQHAAGAHRSAPCARLKGGRRGGTPGRDAVAEPRRPPGGGGAGSEGLGRSRGGFTSKVHLSADGRCRPLSLVITPGQRADCTQFKPVLEKIRVPKLGPGRPRKKPDSLAADKAYSNGPCREYLRRRGIRHTIPEKTDSHAARLRKGSRGGRPPGFDEERYKKRNTVERTINRLKQSRAVATRYDKRGYVYLGTATAAAVAIWLRT; this is encoded by the exons ATGGGGCGGGGAGATCTGACGGATGCCGAGTGGGAACGGCTGCTGCCCTTCCTGCCGGTGAGTAACGGTCGTTGCGGCCGGTGGCGGGATCACCGTCAGGTGATCGACGGGATTCTGCACCGGGTGCGGACCGGCGTTCAGTGGCGGGACCTGCCCGAGCGGTTCGGCCCGTGGAAAACCGTCTACGAACGCCACCGGCTGTGGTCAGCCGACGGCACCTGGGAACGTCTGCTGCAGCAGGTCCAGGCTGCAGCAGACGCGGCAGGTGAAATCGACTGGGACATCTCGGTGGACTCCACCATCGTCCGAGCCCATCAGCACGCGGCCGGCGCC CACCGATCCGCCCCCTGCGCCCGCCTCAAAGGGGGACGACGAGGTGGAACACCAGGACGAGACGCCGTGGCAGAGCCTCGTCGGCCGCCTGGTGGAGGTGGTGCTGGAAGTGAGGGCTTGGGTCGTTCGCGGGGCGGGTTCACCAGCAAGGTCCATCTGAGCGCGGACGGCCGCTGCCGTCCGCTCTCTCTGGTCATCACTCCAGGTCAAAGGGCCGACTGCACCCAGTTCAAGCCGGTCTTGGAGAAGATCCGCGTCCCCAAACTCGGCCCGGGCAGGCCACGCAAGAAGCCGGACAGCCTCGCCGCGGACAAGGCATACAGCAACGGGCCGTGTCGCGAGTACCTGCGGCGCCGGGGCATCCGGCACACGATCCCGGAGAAGACCGACAGCCATGCGGCCCGTCTGCGCAAGGGTTCACGCGGTGGGCGGCCACCGGGCTTCGACGAGGAGCGGTACAAAAAGCGAAACACCGTCGAACGGACTATCAACCGTTTGAAGCAGTCCCGAGCTGTCGCTACCCGTTACGACAAGCGCGGTTACGTCTACCTTGGCACCGCGACAGCGGCAGCCGTGGCGATCTGGCTCCGGACCTGA